Proteins from a genomic interval of Poecile atricapillus isolate bPoeAtr1 chromosome 1, bPoeAtr1.hap1, whole genome shotgun sequence:
- the LOC131587557 gene encoding inositol 1,4,5-trisphosphate receptor-interacting protein-like 1, whose translation MNSVVFLFMLLKSLTLYPQPVGDWDEEARRRMELRAQQLEHERLLLEQEVERLIRKSETQQYLQLVTVAVLLVLVLLLWFLGWERSLRRERNEEENEEGVRNRDANGEEAVGNEEGNANREEDNNDDGNVQQVGNAAANEADHGGNGAVNEDAAARNNHEDLVREVEDVFGEINSVILMARIQWPVQDLQRGCEWITDLMDKYATFFGLVLSNSFYPVLQRAIGVGSAFEGWSPREQDVVYRVLVPMTPPRGHSFHLELDTAGHTQVRNFRVRVQLECTCTREQQGDNMLCFLHHPKEELRKNQDPSLLDTLCTGSYLDVQKTARWFYQLVRAIWPALPQSHSWHLTLLPSRRSCQFKVTDGEESFRIEMLFGVRRGDSDIFVSSQPREAHTPNTTWPETYAVAEMKFFKHIARQAPPDSLHLRCLQFFTRLQLGFCFSTYAIKTLVMHLLAETPVALWCRRHFLERLLQIRDGLFLCVRAKRLNHFIVGNERLPRDIRVPPDVPTATTHNLFHRLAQDSDAYSQAMLEYRVLREWLDESIEMNLA comes from the coding sequence ATGAATTCCGTCGTGTTCCTTTTCATGCTCTTGAAGAGCCTCACCCTTTACCCACAGCCTGTGGGGGATTGGGATGAGGAAGCTCGGCGGCGCATGGAACTGCGtgcccagcagctggaacaCGAGAGgcttctgctggagcaggaagtGGAGCGGCTCATCCGGAAGAGTGAAACCCAACAGTACTTGCAGCTCGTGACTGTTGCTGTGCTCCTGGTCCTTGTCTTGCTCCTATGGTTTCTGGGATGGGAAAGGAGCCTGAGGAGAGAGaggaatgaagaagaaaatgaagagggAGTCAGAAACAGGGATGCAAATGGAGAAGAAGCTGTTGGAAATGAAGAAGGCAACGCCAATCGGGAGGAAGACAACAATGATGACGGCAACGTACAGCAAGTGGGCAATGCTGCTGCAAATGAGGCAGATCACGGTGGAAACGGAGCTGTCAATGAGGATGCAGCTGCACGAAACAACCATGAAGATTTAGTCCGAGAAGTAGAGGATGTTTTTGGGGAAATCAACAGTGTAATTTTGATGGCGCGCATCCAGTGGCCTGTCCAGGACCTGCAGAGAGGCTGTGAGTGGATAACTGACCTGATGGACAAGTATGCCACTTTCTTTGGTCTTGTCTTGTCAAACAGTTTCTACCCAGTCCTGCAACGAGCCATCGGGGTGGGCAGCGCCTTTGAAGGTTGGAGTCCCCGCGAGCAGGACGTTGTGTACCGCGTGCTCGTCCCCATGACCCCTCCCCGAGGCCACAGCTTCCACCTGgagctggacactgcagggcaCACGCAGGTGAGGAACTTCCGTGTGCGCGTGCAGCTGGAGTGCACCTGCacgagggagcagcagggcgACAACATGCTGTGCTTCCTGCACCACCCCAaggaggagctgaggaagaATCAGGATCCCAGCCTCCTGGACACCCTGTGCACCGGCTCCTACCTGGACGTGCAGAAAACGGCCCGCTGGTTCTACCAACTGGTGAGAGCAATCTGGCCAGCTTTGCCTCAGTCACACAGTTGGCATTTAACGCTGCTGCCCTCCAGACGCTCCTGCCAGTTCAAGGTGACCGACGGAGAAGAGAGCTTCAGGATTGAGATGTTGTTTGGGGTAAGGAGAGGCGACTCAGACATCTTTGTCAGCAGCCAGCCTAGAGAGGCCCATACCCCAAACACAACCTGGCCTGAGACTTACGCTGTGGCAGAGATGAAGTTCTTCAAGCACATTGCCAGGCAGGCCCCCCCCGACAGTTTGCACCTCAGATGCCTGCAGTTCTTCACCCGCCTCCAGCTGGGCTTCTGCTTTTCCACCTACGCCATCAAGACCCTCGTCATGCACCTGCTGGCTGAAACACCCGTGGCATTGTGGTGCAGGAGACATTTCCTGGAGCGACTGCTGCAGATCAGAGATGGCCTGTTTTTATGTGTCAGAGCAAAACGCCTCAACCACTTCATTGTGGGCAACGAGAGGCTTCCTCGCGACATCAGGGTACCCCCAGATGTTCCAACGGCTACGACACACAATCTCTTCCATCGCCTGGCGCAGGACTCGGACGCGTACAGCCAGGCCATGCTTGAGTACCGAGTTCTGCGAGAGTGGCTCGATGAATCAATCGAAATGAACCTTGCATGA